DNA sequence from the Delphinus delphis chromosome 7, mDelDel1.2, whole genome shotgun sequence genome:
CCTCTGAGAAATCTCTTTATGCATGGGATTCAAAGCATTGTATATGAGAGATCGGATCTTATTTTCGGTTAACAGGCAGCTTCTTTGAAGGCCCAAAGCTGTTTTTAAATACACTGGATCTATATCTATGTTGATATAGCTTAGTAGATTATACAGGCACTCAATTCGATTTTCTACATCATGAGCAGTCCACTTGATAACTGGCTCTATGACAGCTTCTTCTTTCCAAACACTGAGATTCTTTCTGGACAAGATAAAGAGAAACTTTTCAAGGCTTATTTCCAGAAATTCTTCTTGTTGCCATACTTCCTTAAACCTTGAGCATAGAATTCTTCGAGATTCCTTCTCTAGTTCTGGACACACGTGAAATTCTGCAAAGGAGTGCATTCCAATACAATTATCAATATCCAAGTGCCTTACCAAAAACTGCTCACATGCTTTCTTTACTGAAAGGAATTGTAGCAGATCTGCTGCTTCAAGCAGGCTTTGAACATTTCTTTTAGTTATCTCAATTTGGGACGTGTACGCATAATTTACAAGGCCTTCCAAGATATCATGTTGGATGccagagattttaattttatttttaaatttttctttcatgtcaGCTGTGaacattgctttaaaataattgctGCAAGCAGCTAAAACAGCTCGGTGACAATGGAAGATTATGCCTGAAGGACACTGAAGGGTAATATCAGTAAATAATCCATCCAAGTAAAATGTTTTGAATGCATCCAGAAAATCCACTGGATGTGTCGAATccttgaaaaggtaaatataatCTTCTTGTCCTTTTAGAGCCATGGCTGCAATAAATATGAAACAATAAACGTGTTTTCAATTGTGCGCATTACCTCATAATCAATGCTAAATATTCCTGTCATTATAATGATTGATTAGCATCGAATATACAAAACTAGACTAAGTTCAGCACTCTGTCACAAATGCAAGATGTGGACACACTATTTCATAATTTATATGATGGTCAATTTCAATGCAGGGTAGCTCGGAGTCTGATATGAGGCCGCCGGATTGCTCAGGGGTCCTTTCGAGAAGAAATATTGATTTGCTACCCCATTCACCCAGTCTCCGAAATCTGCCCCGAGCTGCCGGTCCTACAGAGAGCCCCCACTTGGCAAACCAAGTGTCCAAGAGGTCACCCCACTCGAGGCTGGACCTTGGCCGTCTCGGCTCGGCCCCAACTCAACCTTTTCCCCGAGTTCCGTCTCCCTTACAAGTCGAATCGAGATGCCAGGAAAAGGGATGATCGAAATATAACTGGATAGAAGAAATCTCGGAAAAGGGAAATCCTGTGCCTTTCTGCTCAAGGAAGAACGGAAAGGAAAACGGCCGGACGACGGCCCCTCCATCCGCGTGCCCCCTCCACGGCTGCCGCAGGGCTTTCCGCGCGCCGCGCGCCCGGCCCCCGGCCAGCGTTTCCGCCCAGAGACCGCCCCGCCCGGGGGCCTGGCATGGGGACTCGCCTCGAGGGCGCCGCGCGCTGCCGCCGGGTCGGGCGCCCGCGTCCCTCCACCTCGGGACGCCGCACAGGTGTGGGGAGGGCGCCGCTGACGGCCCCGTGCTCGGCCCGGCCCGCCGCCCGCGCGGCCATTGTCTCCGCGCCTCTGCCGCGGGCTGGCCTCGCTCCCCCGCGCCCGGCCCCGCTAGCCCCCCGCCGGCTGGCCTTGCCCCGCACTCACCTCCCGCGGCGGCTCCGGGTCGCGCTGCGGGCCCGCGGGCTAGCGGcgagcgggggcgggggcgccTCCGGACCCTCTGACCATCTTTGGAAGAGGCGCGGCGGAGGCTGCCTGCTAGCGCAGCTCCAGCCCACAAGCGGCTCCTATTTTGGTGCCCCGGCTGCTCCCCGCCTCCAACCGAACGGCCCCCCACGCGCCTGGGGCGCGGGGCAGCTCGCGGGAACTCCCGGATGGCGGGGCCGCGCTGCGGGCAGGGGCGGGGTGGGCGCGCGGGTGCGTGGCTGCGGCCCCTCCCCGGCGGGCTCCCAGGCAGCAGGTGGGACGGCTTCCCGGAGGAGACCGCCCGCGCTGCTAGCTTCTGCACTTCTCCCGGGAcctgtcccccatccccaccccacacacagacACTGCCGAGCGTTTTCTCTCTAGACAAACGCTCTAAGTCCTGAATTAGGACCATATATGGGGGCTGGGGGGCCCCCTTTTCCCTCTTTCAGTAgctctccccagcccaggccctaATGGTGGAGTGGAATTGGGGGTCCGGGTTGGAGAGAATGCAGCAAACTTAAAGGTCTGGGGTTCAGGCTGCCTTCAAAATGCTAGAAGTAGTTGCCGCTTTCCCACGAACTCCATCCTGCCCCCAGCAGAGCACGCTGGAGGAGTGCTGGGGAAGCCCCTGGGCCTGATGTGTATACACTGTGGGTTAACTTGGAGCTTTCAGAAAAACTGAGAGCAGCCAGGGCCAGGGATTCAGGTTACAGTATTTAGAACAGAGTAGCTGGAAGGAGCAGCCTCCAGCCTTTCTTCCTGGTGGCAGCCAGTCCAATCAAGACGTACATATGCTACACCACAAAGTTCATGTTCTTGTTCCTACAAAAGGCaatatcaaatattttcatttaccaTTCATTCATATGCAAGATTTTACTGAGTGCCTAGGCACTGGTAATAGCGTGGTGAAAGATGGTCCATAGCTCGCGCGGAGTTTATAGTCTAGCCAGCTTAAGGGAGGAAGGAGACCAGGATGAAAGGAACACCAGAGGCCCAGTGTGTTTCTCAGAATATGGTCTGAGAGACAATATACGAACAGACAATGGCCAGACTGTATATGACAAAAGAACTCTGAACCACATAAGAAGTCCAGGAAGCCAAACCACAACTTCTGCAGCAATTGCACCAGAACAGTAAGGAGGTGGTCAATGACTGCCAACTTCCCTATTTTTACCCCTACTTTCAACTTGGGACCagtcagagaaagccaaatatgctcCCCATACCAATCACATAAAATACTCTGATTCTAGTAGCTGGACTCCAGCTTTCCCAGGCCAACAACCTCCAACGTAT
Encoded proteins:
- the KLHL23 gene encoding kelch-like protein 23, whose translation is MVLIQDLERLSREKTLGSVCVWGGDGGQVPGEVQKLAARAVSSGKPSHLLPGSPPGRGRSHAPARPPRPCPQRGPAIREFPRAAPRPRRVGGRSVGGGEQPGHQNRSRLWAGAALAGSLRRASSKDGQRVRRRPRPRSPLARGPAARPGAAAGAMALKGQEDYIYLFKDSTHPVDFLDAFKTFYLDGLFTDITLQCPSGIIFHCHRAVLAACSNYFKAMFTADMKEKFKNKIKISGIQHDILEGLVNYAYTSQIEITKRNVQSLLEAADLLQFLSVKKACEQFLVRHLDIDNCIGMHSFAEFHVCPELEKESRRILCSRFKEVWQQEEFLEISLEKFLFILSRKNLSVWKEEAVIEPVIKWTAHDVENRIECLYNLLSYINIDIDPVYLKTALGLQRSCLLTENKIRSLIYNALNPMHKEISQRSTATMYIIGGYYWHPLSEVHVWDPLTNVWIQGAEIPDYTRESYGVTCLGPNIYVTGGYRTDNIEALDTVWIYNSESDEWTEGLPMLNARYYHCAVTLGGCVYALGGYRKGAPAEEAEFYDPLKEKWIPIANMIKGVGNATACVLHEVIYVIGGHCGYRGSCTYDKVQSYNSDINEWSLITSSPHPEYGLCSVPFENKLYLVGGQTTITECYDPEQNEWREIAPMMERRMECGAVIMNGCIYVTGGYSYSKGTYLQSIEKYDPDLNKWEIVGNLPSAMRSHGCVCVYNV